The Methanohalophilus portucalensis genome window below encodes:
- a CDS encoding beta strand repeat-containing protein, whose amino-acid sequence MPLLIVTLVVMMTGVAGATVYEIQPAYELINDGDVAPADSDFIPVIGFNLNSTDGEILESVSFTIEDTGTGVKNSDFVEVALFNSTDTTFSGDDQKIGNTGSSGISIGSPTNIGSNTEIISDRSEMRYFIAIKTNSSWSDSDPADSIKVSVASGTSTYFISIDNVEATALTGTNVLTADTTPPDVDLSYNLTRPVKDSDTLNITADFNESIDTNPSISIDTTGDDLSSASMSGSGEIWYYEYDVPADSNGIATVTIDAVDPAGNSNNVATNNIFKIDNEVPALTLDTIVDGNEFADNTVWINGTFSDDISNISNNTLVITVNDTSYDYTDIGGASNISSSAYNFSLSLGDADHTVNVSVSDEAGNTNTTDTIDFSTDTEGPVIELDSISEGQNLTDSIVWINGTYSDNVVGVDNSTLVISVNNTETSFDSMLNDTGTFNYSLSLPDGDHNVTIDVDDNVGNAATQVLANFTVDATKPTLTLDTIVEGDEFNYSTVWINGTFSDGITGINNSTLEILVNGSTIDSSVSEEGIYNASITLPDDEHNVTVSIDDYAGNTKTTDTIDFSTDTEGPVIELDSISEGQNLTDSIVWINGTYSDNVVGVDNSTLVISVNNTETSFDSMLNDTGTFNYSLSLPDGDHNVTIDVDDNVGNAATQVLANFTVDATKPTLTLDTIVEGDEFNYSTVWINGTFSDGITGINNSTLEILVNGSTIDSSVSEEGIYNASITLPDDEHNVTVSIDDYAGNTNTTSLVNFSTDTTAPDAITGVTVEDIKNTDESLTVSWDASDASDFGNYNIYISTEKITDVSEMTPEATVADNTTTQTSLTTIGGISIEDGVDYYVAVAANDTLGNQNNTVTDAGPVKSFADMDLELDEGWNLVSTPVRLNNSSTEDVFGDRYVFYYDATEANWIYPENIEPCRGYWVFSESSGIDSVNLKFEYMPVDDSVSKAPPTQSLAEGWNMIGHTSTSEMPVIFALESLEDISYETGFSYYAYSPQESISVTPYYSNLLMYSDGRWDRYANFEFFNFNDFEYMNPGDGYWIFMKENKTYAAIDNYYREEQNIN is encoded by the coding sequence TTGCCACTGTTGATTGTGACCTTGGTGGTCATGATGACGGGTGTGGCAGGTGCTACAGTATATGAGATACAACCTGCATATGAACTAATTAATGATGGTGATGTTGCACCAGCAGACAGTGATTTCATTCCGGTGATTGGTTTCAATCTTAACTCAACAGATGGTGAAATACTTGAATCTGTATCTTTCACTATTGAAGATACCGGGACGGGAGTGAAGAATTCTGATTTTGTTGAAGTAGCTTTGTTCAATTCAACTGACACAACCTTCAGTGGTGATGACCAAAAGATAGGAAACACAGGTTCGAGTGGTATATCGATTGGTTCTCCTACCAACATAGGTTCCAATACAGAGATTATATCTGATAGATCTGAAATGCGTTATTTTATAGCTATTAAAACAAACTCAAGCTGGTCTGATTCTGACCCTGCGGATTCAATAAAGGTCAGTGTTGCTTCAGGAACCTCTACTTATTTTATAAGTATTGATAATGTAGAGGCTACTGCCCTTACTGGAACAAATGTATTAACTGCAGATACAACACCTCCAGATGTTGATCTTTCTTATAATCTTACTAGGCCTGTTAAAGACTCAGATACTTTGAATATTACTGCAGACTTCAATGAATCAATTGATACAAATCCATCGATTTCTATTGATACTACTGGTGATGATCTCTCTTCTGCATCCATGTCTGGAAGTGGAGAAATTTGGTACTATGAGTATGATGTTCCGGCTGACAGTAATGGTATCGCAACTGTAACAATTGATGCTGTAGATCCTGCAGGCAATTCCAATAATGTTGCTACAAACAATATCTTTAAAATTGATAATGAAGTGCCTGCTTTGACCCTTGACACAATTGTTGACGGTAACGAGTTTGCTGACAATACAGTCTGGATCAACGGTACTTTCTCTGATGACATCTCTAATATCAGTAACAACACCCTTGTAATTACCGTCAATGATACTTCTTATGATTACACTGATATCGGTGGTGCATCCAACATAAGTTCATCTGCCTACAACTTCAGTCTCAGTCTTGGAGATGCTGATCATACTGTAAATGTTTCAGTTTCTGATGAAGCTGGTAACACCAATACCACTGACACTATCGACTTCTCCACCGATACCGAGGGACCAGTAATCGAACTTGACAGTATCAGTGAAGGTCAAAACCTCACAGATAGCATAGTCTGGATCAACGGTACTTACAGCGACAATGTAGTTGGAGTTGACAACAGTACGCTTGTCATTTCAGTCAACAATACTGAGACATCTTTCGACAGCATGCTGAATGATACGGGTACATTCAATTACTCACTGTCTCTTCCGGATGGCGACCACAATGTCACAATTGATGTAGATGACAATGTTGGTAATGCTGCAACACAAGTTCTGGCAAACTTCACTGTTGATGCTACAAAACCCACTCTGACCCTTGACACAATTGTTGAAGGTGACGAGTTTAATTACAGTACAGTCTGGATTAACGGTACCTTCTCTGATGGTATTACTGGTATCAATAACAGTACCCTTGAGATTCTGGTCAACGGCTCCACGATTGACTCGTCTGTAAGTGAAGAAGGTATTTACAATGCCTCTATAACTCTTCCAGATGATGAACACAATGTCACCGTCTCCATCGATGACTATGCTGGTAACACCAAAACCACTGACACTATCGACTTCTCCACCGATACCGAGGGACCAGTAATCGAACTTGACAGTATCAGTGAAGGTCAAAACCTCACAGATAGCATAGTCTGGATCAACGGTACTTACAGCGACAATGTAGTTGGAGTTGATAACAGTACGCTTGTCATTTCAGTCAACAATACTGAGACATCTTTCGACAGCATGCTGAATGATACGGGTACATTCAATTACTCACTGTCTCTTCCGGATGGCGACCACAATGTCACAATTGATGTAGATGACAATGTTGGTAATGCTGCAACACAAGTTCTGGCAAACTTCACTGTTGATGCTACAAAACCCACTCTGACCCTTGACACAATTGTTGAAGGTGACGAGTTTAATTACAGTACAGTCTGGATTAACGGTACCTTCTCTGATGGTATTACTGGTATCAATAACAGTACCCTTGAGATTCTGGTCAACGGCTCCACGATTGACTCGTCTGTAAGTGAAGAAGGTATTTACAATGCCTCTATAACTCTTCCAGATGATGAACACAATGTCACCGTCTCCATCGATGACTATGCTGGTAACACCAATACAACCAGTCTTGTCAACTTCTCCACCGATACCACAGCACCCGATGCAATCACCGGTGTGACAGTTGAAGACATAAAGAACACAGATGAAAGTCTGACTGTAAGTTGGGATGCAAGTGATGCGTCTGACTTTGGCAACTACAACATCTACATCAGCACAGAGAAAATCACTGATGTCTCAGAGATGACCCCTGAAGCAACTGTTGCTGATAATACCACAACACAGACTTCTCTGACCACAATAGGTGGAATATCTATTGAAGATGGTGTGGACTACTATGTGGCTGTGGCTGCAAACGACACTCTCGGCAACCAGAACAACACGGTGACCGATGCAGGACCTGTCAAGTCATTTGCAGACATGGATCTGGAACTTGATGAAGGATGGAACCTAGTTTCCACACCTGTCAGGTTGAATAACTCCAGTACCGAGGATGTGTTTGGTGACAGATATGTATTCTATTATGATGCTACAGAAGCAAACTGGATTTATCCTGAAAACATCGAACCTTGCAGAGGATACTGGGTATTCAGTGAAAGTTCAGGAATAGATTCTGTCAACCTTAAATTTGAATACATGCCTGTTGATGACAGTGTATCAAAGGCTCCTCCGACGCAGTCTCTTGCTGAAGGATGGAACATGATAGGTCATACCAGTACATCAGAAATGCCGGTAATTTTTGCTCTGGAATCTTTGGAGGATATTAGTTATGAAACTGGATTTAGCTATTATGCATATTCTCCTCAGGAGTCTATATCTGTAACACCCTATTACAGCAACCTCCTTATGTATTCTGATGGAAGATGGGATAGATATGCAAACTTTGAATTTTTCAATTTCAATGATTTTGAATATATGAACCCTGGCGATGGTTACTGGATATTCATGAAAGAAAACAAGACCTATGCAGCCATTGATAACTACTATAGGGAAGAGCAGAACATAAATTAA